One genomic window of Scatophagus argus isolate fScaArg1 chromosome 16, fScaArg1.pri, whole genome shotgun sequence includes the following:
- the prr15la gene encoding proline-rich protein 15-like protein A, giving the protein MADPSPGWWKLTFLRRKKSQPKVLYEIPAEFVSNATTGQHGSGAATGAAHPEDIVHDSQLDARLERIVDKTSANKGRHVKVSHSGRFKEKTKVRATLAGNPEIFPGCDPMRDENERAGK; this is encoded by the coding sequence ATGGCAGATCCTTCTCCAGGCTGGTGGAAGCTGACTTtcctgaggagaaaaaaatcccaGCCTAAGGTTCTATATGAAATCCCTGCAGAGTTTGTTTCCAATGCCACCACTGGCCAGCATGGGTCTGGAGCAGCTACCGGAGCTGCCCACCCAGAGGACATAGTGCATGACTCTCAGCTGGATGCCCGACTGGAGAGGATCGTCGATAAAACATCAGCCAATAAGGGGCGTCACGTTAAGGTGTCTCACTCTGGAAGGTTTAAGGAGAAGACGAAAGTGAGAGCCACCCTGGCAGGGAACCCAGAGATTTTTCCAGGGTGCGACCCTATGAGGGATGAGAACGAGAGAGCTGGGAAGTGA